The Paraconexibacter algicola genome includes the window TCGCGCGCAGCGCCGAGGTCTGCAGCACGGTGCCCGCGTTGGCCACCGTGATCCGGCGGCCGTCCTGCCAGCACGAGCCCTCTCGCGCACCGGTGAGGTCCAGGCGCTGCTGGGCGCACGTGCGGTCGCCGACGGGCACCTGCCGTCAGGCCAGCGCGGCGCGCACCGCACGGTCCAGGCGCTCGAGCACCTCCGGGTTGCGCGGGCCGGAGTAGGAGGACAGCTCGACCCCCTTCGGGTACGTGCGCGTGCTCGCGCCGCCGGTGGCGACGGCGATCGCGCGGTCGTCGTCGTCCTCGTCGGTGATCCGGATCGCGAACGAGCCGTAGCGGGCGTCGGGGCGGTCGTCGACCCGTCGCAGGTTCGTCGTGCCGCCGTAGCTGCTGGAGACCGAGAGCTGCACGCCGGTCGCCTGCTCGAACGCGCGGCTGAAGGCCGCCGGGTCCACGGTCGACGGCGCGTCGTCCCCGTCGTCGCCGCAGCCGGCGACGGCGAGCGAGGCCCCGAGGAGGGCGAGCAGGAGCGGGCGGTGCAGCGACGTGCGCATGCGGGCCGGAATTCCCTGGCGGACGGGCGGGGAAACCCGCCCGGCGGGGCTCAGCGCGTGGCGCGACCGGTCACCGCGGCGGTCCGGGAGAGCGTCCGGCCGTCCGCGCGGACCCGGATGCGCAGCTCGCCGCGCAGGACGCGCGGCGCCAGGAGCTTCCGCCGCACCGCGGTCGGCACGCGCACGGTGACGTCCGCGACCCGGGCACCGGCGAGCTTCGCGGTGCCGCTGCCGATCGTGCGGGAACGCAGCCCCAGCGACCGGGCGGTCGCGGCGCTCACGACGAGCGTCGCGCGCGCGGAGCACGCCGTCGCGCAGGCGATCGTCGCGCGCAGCCGGCTGCCGCGCAGGCGCGGCAGCGCGAAGGTCCGGGCCGGGCGCGCGATCTGCGTGCGCAGGAGTGCGGCGCCGCCCGCCGGGGCGGCGAACGGGTCCGGGATTGCGGCGAGCGTGCGGCCGTTCGCGGCGACGCCCGCGGGCACGGTGCGGGCCGGGCGGACCTCGATCGTGGTGCGCGCGACGGCGCGGTCCCCGTCGGGCAGCGCGACCGCGGCGCGGACGGTCCGCCGGCCGGCGGCGAACAGCACCGGCGCGGTGGCCCCGGTGGCGTCGTCGAAGGCGCCGTCGCCGTCGAGGTCCCAGACGATCTGGCCGGCGGCCGCGGTGGCCGGACCGGAGGCGTCGGCGGTGAGCGTCACCGCGGTGCCCGCGCGCGGGCCGGCGACCGACGGGCGGATGCGCAACGTCGGGACGCGCGCGCGGATCCACTGGTTCAGGGCGGGGGCGCCGATGCGCGTGTAGACGCTCGGGATGCCCGGCGTCGCGCAGCCCTCGGAGGTGCCGTAGGAGACGATGCCGACGGTCGCGAAGCCGTCGCCCCGCGGGACGAGCAGCGGTCCGCCCGAGTCGCCCTGGCAGCTGTCGGTGCTGCCGCCGCCCGCGCAGACCTGGTTGGCGGGCTTGAACGTGTCGTTCCACGCGCGCGTGCACTCGTCGTCGGAGACCATCGGCAGCGGCGCCTCGAGCAGGACGTCGGAGCCCTGTCCGTTGGTCGAGGTGAGGCCCCAGCCGATGACCTTCGCGGCGGTCCCGGGCGCCCACAGGGCGGTCTCGTCCTCGGCGATGAGCGTCTGCGGCTCCTGCGGGGCGGGCTGGGCGAGGTGCAGCAGCGCGAGGTCGTTCTCGGTCGTGCTGGAGGTCCAGCCCTCGTGGCGGGTGACCGCGTCGACCGCGTAGGTCTGCCCGCCGCGGTCGGCCATGTCGCTGCCGAGCCGCACGGTGAACGCCGACGGGGCGAGGACCGCCCCGAACGCGTTGCCGACGCAGTGCGCGGCGGTGAGCACGTAGCGCGCGCTCACGAGCGTGCCGCCGCAGCCCGTGGCGACGAGCCCCTGGTCGCCGGTGACGTGGGCCTGCGCCGGCCAGGCTCCCGACGCGGACGGCGTGCCGCCGACGATCCGTGCGCTGTGGTCGGCCGCGCGTGCGTCCGTCGCGCCCAGGGCGCAGACGGCGAGCAGCGCGGCGGCGACCCGACCCGTGGTCCCGCTCATGGCCTCCCATGATGCCGGGCGCCGGCGGCCGCCGCGCCGCACCGGGCGCCACGACGGCCAAAGCTACATGGCCGTAACATTTGCCCGGTGAGCGACTACCCGCACCTCCTCGCCCCGCTGGACCTCGGCTTCACCACCCTGCGCAACCGCGTCGTGATGGGCTCCATGCACACCGGCCTGGAGGACCGCCGCGCCGACCTGCCGAAGCTCGCCGCCTACCTCGCCGAGCGCGCCCGCGGCGAGGTCGGGCTCGTCGTCACCGGCGGCTACGCCCCCAACCGCCAGGGCTGGTTGCTGCCCCTGGCCTCGCGCATGACCGACAGCGCCCACGCCCGCCGGCACCGCCAGGTCACCGACGCGGTCCACGCCGAGGGCGGCCGGATCGCGCTGCAGATCCTCCACGCCGGCCGCTACGGCTACCACCCCTGGAACGTCAGCGCGTCGGCCACCAAGGCGCCGATCAGCCCGTTCCGCGCGAGCGCCCTGTCGACCGACGGCGTCCGCGACGTCGTCGAGGACTTCGCCCGCTGCGCCGCGCTCGCCCGCGAGGCCGGCTACGACGGCGTCGAGATCATGGGCTCCGAGGGCTACCTCATCAACCAGTTCCTCGCGCCGCGCACGAACCACCGCGACGACGAGTACGGCGGCGACGCGGAGGGTCGCATGCGGCTCCCGATCGAGATCCTGCTGCGCACCCGCGAGCTCGTCGGCGACGACTTCATCGTCATGTACCGCCTGTCGATGCTCGATCTCGTCCCCGACGGCCAGCGCTGGGAGGAGATCGTCGAGCTCGCCCGCGCCGTGCAGGCCGCCGGGGCCACGATCATCAACACCGGCATCGGCTGGCACGAGGCCCGCGTGCCCACGATCGTCAGCTCCGTGCCGCGCGGCGCGTTCACCTGGGTGACCCGCAAGCTGCGCGAGCACGTCGACCTGCCGCTCGTCACCTCCAACCGGATCAACATGCCCGACCTCGCCGAGCGGCTCGTCGCCGACGGCACCGCCGACCTCGTCTCGATGGCGCGCCCGCTGCTGGCCGACCCGGACTGGGTCGCCAAGGCCCGCACCGGGCGCAGCGACGAGATCAACACCTGCGTCGCGTGCAACCAGGCCTGCCTGGACCACGTCTTCCGCAAGAAGCGCGCCAGCTGCCTCGTCAACCCGCGCGCCGCCCACGAGACCGAGCTGCGGATCGAGCCCGCCGCGACCCCCGCCCGCCACGCGGTCGTGGGGGCCGGGCCCGCGGGCCTGGCCGCCGCCGTGACGCTCGCCGAGCGCGGCCACGCCGTCGACCTGTACGAGGCCGGCGAGCAGATCGGCGGCCAGTGGGACCTCGCCCGGCGCGTCCCCGGCAAGGAGGAGTTCGCCGAGACGCTGCGCTACTACGCCCGGCGCATCGAGCTGCTCGCCCCACGGCTCACCCTCCACCTCGGGCACGAGGTCACCGCCGCGCAGCTGCGCGCCGCCGGCCACGCCGCGATCGTCCTCGCCACCGGCGTGCGGCCGCGCGTCCCCGCGATCCCCGGCATCGACCATCCCAGCGTGCTCGGCTACACCGACGTCCTGCGCGGCGCGCCCGTCGGCGAGCGCGTCGCCGTCGTCGGCGCGGGCGGCATCGGCGTCGACGTCACCGCCTTCCTCACCCACACCCGGTCGCCGACCCTGGACCCCGCGGCCTGGGCCGCCGAGTGGGGCGTCGCCGACCCGCAGGAGCACCCCGGCGGCCTCACCGCCGCGGCCGTCGAGCCGTCCCCCCGGCGCGTCACGCTGCTGCAGCGCACCGACGGCCGCATCGGCCGCGGCCTGGGCAAGACCTCCGGCTGGGTGCACCGCGCCGCGCTCGTGCACAAGGGCGTCGAGCAGCTCGCGGCCGTCACCTACGAGCGCATCGACGACGACGGCCTGCACGTCACCGTCGCCGGGGCGCCGCGCACGCTCGCCGTCGACCACGTCGTCGTCTGCGCCGGCCAGGAGTCCCGCACCGACCTGCTCGCGGGGCTCGACGGCCTCGAGGTCCACGTCGTCGGCGGTGCCGAGCGCGCGCAGGAGATCGACGCCAAGCGCGCGATCGACGGGGCGACACGGCTGGCCGCCCGGCTCTGAGCACCGGATCCGACCGGCGGTCCAGGGTGGCGCCCGGACCGCTCCCGTAGCCTGCGGCGGGTGACCACGAGGACGTTCTCCGACGACGAGCAGCTCATCCGCGGCGTGCTCGAGGACGTGATCCGCGAGGCCGAGGGGGAGGGCGCGCTGACGCTCCACCGGCGCGCGGTCGCGCTCGGCGACCGGCTGCGCGGCGGCGACGACGCGGCCGCCGACGAGCTCGCCGCGCTCGTCGCGGGCCTCGCGCCGGACGAGCTGCAGGTGCTGATCCGCTCGCTGACCCGGTGGTTCCAGCTCACGAACCTCGCCGAGGACAACGAGCGCGTGCGGCGCATCCGCGCCCGCGAGCTCGCCGAGGCCCCGGGCCCGCGGCGCGGGTCGCTGCGCGACGCGGTCGGCCGCCTGGCCGCCGACGGGGTCGATGCCGACGTCCTGCGGCGGCTGCTCGGCCGCGCCCAGGTGCAGCTCGTGATGACCGCACACCCGACCGAGGCGCGGCGCCGCACGACGCTCGAGAAGCTCGCCCGCGTGTTCGCCGTGCTCCGCGGACTCGACGAGCGGCGCCCGACCGTCGAGTCCGAGGCGGTCGCCGCGATGCAGCTCGCCTCCGCCGTCCAGGAGCTGTGGGGCTCCGACGAGATCCGCGCGGTCTCGCCGACCGTCCTGGACGAGGTCCGCACCGGCCTGCTGTACGTCACCTCGACGCTCGCGGACGTCGTGCCCCAGCTCTACCGCGAGCTCGAGGCCGCGATCGCCGAGACCTACCCGGACGAGGAGATCGACGTGCCGCCGCTGCTGCGGTTCGGCTCCTGGATGGGCGGCGACCGTGACGGCAACCCGTTCGTGACGCCCGACGTGACCGTGCAGGCGCTCGCCGACATGCGCGAGGCGTGCCTGCGGTTCCTGCGCGACCGCGCGATGGACCTCGCCGCGCGCGTGTCGCTCAGCTCGCGGCTGGTCGGCGACCCGCCCGCGCTCGCCGACGTCCTCGCCGACGGCACCGAGCGGTTCCCGGAGCTCGCCGAGGGCCTGCGCCTGCGCAACCCCGAGGAGCCCTACCGGCGGGCGTTCACCCTGATCGCGCGGCGGCTCCGGGCCACCTGGGAGGGCGACCTCGAGGGCTACCGCGGTCCCGACGAGCTGCTCGCGGACCTCCGCGCCTGCCGCGACGCGCTCCAGGACGGCAACGGCCGCCACGTCGCCGCGGGGGAGCTGCAGGACGTCATCCGCCAGGTCGAGGTCTTCGGCTTCCACTTCATGCGCCTCGACGTCCGCGAGCACGCGGGCATCCACCGGCACGCGATCGGGGAGATCCTCGCCGAGCTCGGGCTCGAGCAGGACTACGCGCAGCGCTCGGTCGCCGACCGCTGCGCGATCCTCGAGCGCGAGATCGAGGCCCGCCGGCCCCTGATCCCCGCGGACACCTCGGGCTTCAGTGCCTCGACGCAGGAGACGGTCGAGACGTTCCGGATGCTCTACGCGCAGCGCACCGGGGAGCACGCGGACGCGCTGCTGACCTACATCGTCTCCGGCACCGAGACCCCGGCGGACCTGCTCGAGGTGCTGCTGCTGATGAAGGAGTGCCGGCTGACGAAGGCCGGGGGTGCCGGTGCGCTGATGCGCGTCGTCCCGCTGTTCGAGGCGGGGGAGACGCTCGCCGCCGCGGGCGAGACGATGCGCACGCTCGTGCGGATGCCCTGCTACCGGCGGGCGCTCGCGGCGCTCGGCGACGAGCAGGAGATCATGGTCGGGTACTCCGACTCCAACAAGGACGTCGGCTACGTCGCGTCGGGCTGGGCGGTGTACCGCGCGCAGCTCCAGCTGGTCGAGGTGCTGCGCGAGCACGGGCTGCGGTGGACGTTCTTCCACGGCCGCGGCGGGGCCGTCGGCCGCGGCGGCGGGCCGAGCAACGTCGCGATCCTCGCGCAGCCGCCCGGCACGGTCGGGGGCCGGCTGAAGGTGACCGAGCAGGGCGAGGTCCTCTCCGACAAGTACTCGGTGCCGGAGATCGCCCATCGCGAGCTCGAGCTGACGACCTCGGCGGCGCTCCTGCGCGGCGCGGGACCCGGCGACGCCCAGCTGTCCGCGCAGCAGCGCGCGCGCTTCGAACCGGTCCTCGAGGCGATGGCGGAGCGCTCGGCGGGCGTCTACCGCGACCTCGTCTACGGGGATCCCGACTTCGTGGCGTTCTTCCACGCGGCGACGCCGGTCGACGAGATCTCGCGCCTGCGGCTCGGCTCGCGGCCGGCGAAGCGCCGGCAGACCGACCGGATCGAGGACTTCCGCGCGATCCCGTGGGTGTTCAGCTGGACGCAGGCGCGGATCGTGCTGCCCGCCTGGTTCGGGCTCGGCACCGCGTTGCGCGCCGCCCGCGAGGAGCACGGCGTCGAGCTGCTGCGCGAGATGGAGGCCGGCTGGCCGTTCTTCGCCGCGCTGCTGTCCAACGCGGAGATGGCGTGCGCGAAGGCCGATCCGGTGATCGCCGCGCGCTACGCGGCGCTCGTGGAGGACGCGGCGCTGCGGGAGCGGCTGTGGCCGCGCATCCGCGAGGAGCTGGAGCGCACGATCGCGGAGCTGCTGGCGGTGACCGGGCAGGACGCGCTGCTGTCGCGCGACCCGGTGCTCCAGCGGTCGATCGCGCGCCGCAACCCGTCGGTCGACCCGCTGTCGTTCGTGCAGGTGGAGCTGCTGCGCCGCCGCCGCGCCGGCGACGAGGACCCGGAGCTCGCGCGGGCGAGCTTCCTGGCGATCAACGGGATCGCCGGTGGGCTGCGGAACACCGGCTGATCCGGGATTCCGTCAACCGACGAGCAACCCTCGAGCATGGGTCGAGGGTCGGGTCGCGGCGGGTCGGTGACCGCGGGATCGCCGTCCGGTGCTGGGATCTCCGGGTCGTCGCGAACCCTCTACCCATGATCGAGGGTTCCGGCGGTGGAGAACGACCGTGTCCCCTGGCGCACCGCGCGCACCAGCGGGTCCGTGAACGTCCGCGCGAGCCGCGCGTAGGCGCGGTCGTCGGGGTGGAAGCGGTCCTGCGCGACCTCGCCGCGCCCGAAGCTCAGCGGCACCGGCACGAGCGCCGGGTGCGCCTCCACGAGCGTCGCGACCTCGCCGAGCCGCCCGTACCCGGGGGTCGTCGCCACGAGCGTCCCGTGGGGGAGGGCGTCGAGCAGCTCGCGCGAGCGGTCGAGCAGCTCCGCGCGCAGGCTGCGGCGCAGCAGGTCGTTGCTGCCGATCAGCAGCGTCACGACGTCCGGCTCGACCCCGGCGTCCCGCAGCGCCGGGAGCTGGCGCTCGAGCACGTCGGCGGTCCGCGCCCCGCTGAAGGAGAGGTTCAGCACCCGCGTGTCCAGTCCGCGGTCGCGCAGCGCCACCTGCGCGCGCGGCACCCAGCCGCCCTGGACCGAGGACGCGCCGATGCCCTGCGACATCGAGTCGCCCAGCACGACCCACAGTGGCGCGGGATCCCGCTCGGCGAGCGTCTCGAGGTTCTGCGCGCGCCACCAGGCCGCGTACGGCCGCGTCTGTGCGGCGACCAGCCGCACGCCCGGGAGCGCGGCCTTCAGCGTCCGGCCCAGCAGCGTCGGGGACCGGTGGTTGAGGTTGTCGTACGCGAACTCCATCGCACGATGTTCGGGCGAGATGGCCCCGCGGCTCACCCGGCGGGCGCCCGGGCGCCCCGACACCCGGCCGCCGCGGCCCGTATCGTCAACCGCTGTCGCACCTCGTCCGGGCGACGCCGGTCATGCACGCACCGCTGCTGCTGCACCGCGACGCCGAGCTCGCGGCCCTCTCCGACGCCCTGCACCGCGCTCGACGCGGCAGCGGGGGCCTCGCCGTGGTCCGAGGCGAGCCCGGGGCGGGCAAGAGCGCGCTCGCGGCGGCCCTGGCGACCGCCGCCCGCGCCGCCGGCGTGGCCGTCGGGACCGGGCGCGCCACCGAGCTCGCCGCGCGCCGCCCCTTCGCGCCCGCGACGGCGGCGATCGGCGACGGCGCCCCCGACCTGCCACGGCTCGCGGAGGCCCGGCGCGTGCTCGCGGCCGCCCCGCCCGGCGTCCTCGACGGCAGCGCCGACGGCGGCGACCGCGAGCTGTGGGTCGTGGACCAGCTCGGCGCCGCCGTCGAGGACCGCTGCGCCGGCGGCCCGCTGCTGCTCGTCCTCGACGACCTGCAGTGGGCGGACGCCTCCTCGCTGCGCGTGGTCGGACACCTCGCCGACGCCGCGCCGGGCCTGCCGCTGCTGCTCCTCGTGCTGACGCGACCGCCCGCGCACGACACGCCGGTCGCCCGCCTGCTGGCCGCCGGCCGCGCCCACGCGACCGTCGATCTGGCGCTCGAGCCGCTCCCGCCCCAGGGCGCGGTCGAGCTCACCGCCGCACTCACCGGCGGCGACCCCGGTCCGGCGCTCCGCGCCCACGTGGCCGGCTGCGGCGGCAACCCCCTCTACGTGCGGGAGCTCGTCGACGGGCTGCGCGCCGCCGGGCGGCTCGTCCGCGACGGCGACCGCGTCGAGCTCGCCGATGGCGACGGGCCGCTGCCCGCGACCCTCGCCGACCTCGTGCGCGCCCGGCTCGCCGCGCTCGACGGCGCGACCGTCCGCCTGCTCGAGCTCGCCGCGCTGCTGGGCACCCGGTTCTCCGCCGCGGACCTCGCGCTCCTGGCCGACCGGCCCGCCGCGCGGCTCTGGGAGGAGCTCGAACCCGCGACCCGCGCCGGGCTGCTCACCGCCGAGGGCGAAGGGCTCGCGTTCCGCCACGACCTCGTCCGCGACGTCGTCGCCGACCAGCTCCCCGCCTCAGCGCGCGCCGCGCTGCACCTGGAGCTCGGTCGCGCGCTCGCCGCCGTCGGGGCGCCCGCGGGCCGCGTCGCCGAGCACCTCGCGCTCGGAGCCGAGCCCGGGGACCGCGAGGCGGTCGCCTGGCTGGCGCGCGCCGCCTCCGAAGCGGCCTTCGCCGGCCCGGACGTCGCCGTGGGCCTGCGCCGCACCGCCCTGCAGCTCGCGGCCCCCGGGGACCCCCTGCGGGGCCTGCTCACCGCGCAGCTCGCGTTCGACGTGATCGCCGCCGGTGACCGCCACGAGGGCGAGGCGCTCTGCCGCGCCGCGCTGGAGGAGGGCGTCCATCCCGACGGCGAGGGCGCGCTGCGCCTCGGCCTGATGGAGTCGATGATGCTCCGCGGCCGGCTCCCCGAGGTGCTCGACCAGGCCCGCACCACCCTGGCGTCCCCGGGCGTCGCTCCCCCCGACCGGGCGGTCGCGCTCTCCTGGCTGGCGATCGGCGCGATGTTCCTCGAGCGCGCCGACGTCGCCGACGCCGCGGCCGAGCGGGCGCGACAGGCCGCGGTGGAGAGCGGCGCGATCCCCGCCGAGATCAAGGCGCTGAACGTCCGCGGGCTGCTCGCCCGCCAGCGCGGCGACCTCGTCGCGCACGAGCGGTTCACCGCGGCCGCGGTCGCCGCCGGTGCCCGCGAGCCGACGCGACCCGTGCTCGCGAGCCATCCGCACCTGCACCACGCCGTCGCGCTCGCCGACCTCGACCGCTTCGACGAGGCCCGCGCCCGGCTCGGGGAGGCGCACCGCGCCTACGAGCGGCTCGGCATGCGCGCCCCGGCGACCTTCCTGCACGTCTTCGGCGCCGCGGTGCTGCAGGCCGCCGGGGCCTGGGACGACGCGATGACCGAGCACCTCGCCGCGGTGGCGGCGGCGCGCGCGACCGGGGCCGGCTGGCAGCTGGACACGCTCGGTGCGCTCGCGGTCCTGCACGCCCGCCGCGACGAGCTGCCCGCGGCCCGCGAGCGCCTGGCCGAGATCGCGCGCCTGGAGGCGGCGGGCGCGGTCGCCCACGACGTCGCGGGTGCGACGCTCGCGCACGCGCTCGTGCTGGAGGCCTCCGGGAACGCGGACGCCGCGCTCGCGCTCCTCGACGCGCTGTGGGACGAGCTCGCCGCGGCGGAGCGCCCCGCGCTGCGCCGACCGTTCGCGGTCGACCTCGTCCGCATGCTCGTCGCCCGGGGATCCACCAGCCGCGCGCTCGCGGTCGCCGAGGACGTCGCGGCGCTGGCGGCCGGGACCCCGCAGAGCACGTCGCTGGCCGCGCTGGCGGACCACTGCGCCGCCCTGGCCCGCGGCGACGTCGACGGCCTGGTGGCCGCGGCGGCGCGCGCGAGCGCGGCCCCGCGGCCGTTCGAGGCGCTCGCCGCGTGCGCGGACGCCGTCGTCGCGCTGGCCGCGGCGGGACGCGCGGACGACGCCTCGCGGCTGGCCGACACGGGACTCGCCCACGCCGAGAGCCTCGGCGCCGCCCGCGAGGCGACCCGCATCGGCGGGGCGCTGCGCGCCGCCGGCCTGCGGCGCGGCGCGCGCGGGCCGCGGACACGGCCCGCCACCGGCTGGGAGTCGCTGACCACCGCCGAGCGGCGGGTCGCCGAGCTCGTCGCGGAGGGCCTGTCCAACCCGCAGATCGCCGACCGGCTCGTCGTCTCGCGCCGCACCGTGTCGACCCACGTCTCGAACATCCTGCGCAAGCTCGAGGTCGGCTCGCGCGTGCAGCTCGCCACGATCGCGGCCCGCCGCGACCGCCCCGCCTCCTGACCGCACCGAAAAGCGGACAGGGCGACGCCGGCCGCGTCCCCGACGGCCTGCGACGCCCCCTGGTCCGCGCCGACCCCCTGCCGGCACGGAAGCGTGTGCGCCGGGAGCCCGGACCACACGGGTGCTGACCCGCGATGGCGCCCGGGTCCCGCTGGACCACGCACTCCGGTGCGTCCGGGCACGCTCACCGGACGCGAAACTGGTCCACGGGACGCACCGAGGGGGGCCGGGCGCGTGCCGTGGAGCCGGGAGTATCGGGGCGGTCGCGCGGCGAGACATCGTACGGCTGACGTATCCGGCGGCCCCCCGGCCGCCCCGTGGCGTCAGCCGGTCGCGTCGAGGGTCTGCGGCACGGTCGTGAGCTCCCCCGAGGCGGAGGTCGCGGTGACGTTCAGGCCGACGCTCAGGCCCCGGCGGCCGGCAAGCGCGCGGCGGAGCCTCGCCGCCTGCGTGGCGCCCAGCGCGACCCGGCCGATCCGCGACTGCGCCGCGGTGAGCTCGAGCGTCAGCGGCGTGAGCGGCACGGACACGACCTTGCGGGCCTTCGCGCCCTGCTTCGTCGGTCGCGGCGCGGTCCGCTCGCGCACGGTGCCGGTGATCGCCACGGTGCAGACGGTGTCGCAGCGCAGCCGCAGCGGCAGGCTGCGGGTCCGCAGGATGCCGCTGGTCCGCAGTGCCGTGACCTGGAGGTCGGGGCCGGGGGGCGGGGGCAGCGTCGGCGCCTTCGGGGTCGGCGGGGTGCCGAGCGCCGGCAGCTGGCCGCACCCGGGCGGGGTGGCCGGGGCCGCGAGCGCGAACTGCTGGACGCGGTTGTTGCCGTTGTCGGTGACCGTCAGCAGGCCGTTGCAGTCGACGCTGACCCCGGTCGGGAAGATGAACTGCCCGGTGCCGGTCCCGCGCTCGCCGAGGGTCAGCAGCCGCTCGCCGTCCGGGCCGAACTGCTGGACGCGGTTGTTGCCGCGGTCGGCGACCCAGAGGTTGCCGGCCCCGTCGAGCGTCATCTGCGCGGGCGCGTTGAGCTTGCCGAGCTTGTTGCCCGTGCCGCCGAACTGCGCGGTCTCGGTCCCGGCCGCGTCGTAGACGGTGATCGCGTTGGCGCCGTTGGCGGCGTAGATGCGGTCCCCGGCGGGCGTCACGGCGACGCCGCGGACGGTGCCGGTCCCGGTGATCGCCCCGAGATAGGTGCCGCCGGTCGAGAACCGGGCCAGGCGGCGGTTGCCGGTGTCGGCGACGGTGATCGTGCCCTGCGCGTCGATCGCGAGCGCCGACGGGTCGAGCAGGCGGCCGGGATCGCTGCCCTGCGAGGCGATCGACCGCGACGGCTGCCCGGTCCCGCGCGGGAACACGAGGATCCGCGCCCGGCGCTGGTCGAGCACGTAGGCGTCGCCGGCGGCGTCGAACGCGACGGCGACCGGTCGCGGGAGCACGGTCGGTCCCGGGTTCGGGGAGCCCCAGCTCGTCACGACCCGACCGGTCGGGTCGAGGAACTCGACGCGGCCGTTGATGGCGTCCGTGACCGCGCGGAACCCGGCGGCGTCGGCCGCGACGCCCGACGGCTGGTTGAACTGGCCCGGCGCGCGGCCGCTGCGCCCGAAGCTCCGCAGCAGCCGCCCGCCGCGGTCGAACACGTCGATCCGGTCGTTGCCGGTGTTCGCGACGTAGACGTTCCCGGTGCCGTCGACCGCCAGGGCGCGGACGTAGGCGAGTCGCCCGGGCAGCGTGCCGAACGTGCCCCAGCGCGCGACGTAGCGGTAGTCCGGCGCGGTCCCGAACCGCACGATCCGGTGGTTGAGGTTGTCGGCGACGAACAGGCGTCCGGCGGTGTCGAGCGCGACGCCGTAGGGGAAGCTCAGCTGGCCGGGGCCGGCGCCCGAGCCGGCGCCGATCGTGGCGAGGAAGCGCCCGCCGGTGTCGTAGGCCTGGACCCGGTGGTTCTGGTCGTCGGCCACGAGCAGCCGGGTCTTGCGGACCGCGAGGCCCTTCGGGTAGGCGAGCTGGCCGGGCGGCACGATCTCGACGCCGTTGC containing:
- a CDS encoding FAD-dependent oxidoreductase yields the protein MSDYPHLLAPLDLGFTTLRNRVVMGSMHTGLEDRRADLPKLAAYLAERARGEVGLVVTGGYAPNRQGWLLPLASRMTDSAHARRHRQVTDAVHAEGGRIALQILHAGRYGYHPWNVSASATKAPISPFRASALSTDGVRDVVEDFARCAALAREAGYDGVEIMGSEGYLINQFLAPRTNHRDDEYGGDAEGRMRLPIEILLRTRELVGDDFIVMYRLSMLDLVPDGQRWEEIVELARAVQAAGATIINTGIGWHEARVPTIVSSVPRGAFTWVTRKLREHVDLPLVTSNRINMPDLAERLVADGTADLVSMARPLLADPDWVAKARTGRSDEINTCVACNQACLDHVFRKKRASCLVNPRAAHETELRIEPAATPARHAVVGAGPAGLAAAVTLAERGHAVDLYEAGEQIGGQWDLARRVPGKEEFAETLRYYARRIELLAPRLTLHLGHEVTAAQLRAAGHAAIVLATGVRPRVPAIPGIDHPSVLGYTDVLRGAPVGERVAVVGAGGIGVDVTAFLTHTRSPTLDPAAWAAEWGVADPQEHPGGLTAAAVEPSPRRVTLLQRTDGRIGRGLGKTSGWVHRAALVHKGVEQLAAVTYERIDDDGLHVTVAGAPRTLAVDHVVVCAGQESRTDLLAGLDGLEVHVVGGAERAQEIDAKRAIDGATRLAARL
- a CDS encoding serine protease, whose protein sequence is MSGTTGRVAAALLAVCALGATDARAADHSARIVGGTPSASGAWPAQAHVTGDQGLVATGCGGTLVSARYVLTAAHCVGNAFGAVLAPSAFTVRLGSDMADRGGQTYAVDAVTRHEGWTSSTTENDLALLHLAQPAPQEPQTLIAEDETALWAPGTAAKVIGWGLTSTNGQGSDVLLEAPLPMVSDDECTRAWNDTFKPANQVCAGGGSTDSCQGDSGGPLLVPRGDGFATVGIVSYGTSEGCATPGIPSVYTRIGAPALNQWIRARVPTLRIRPSVAGPRAGTAVTLTADASGPATAAAGQIVWDLDGDGAFDDATGATAPVLFAAGRRTVRAAVALPDGDRAVARTTIEVRPARTVPAGVAANGRTLAAIPDPFAAPAGGAALLRTQIARPARTFALPRLRGSRLRATIACATACSARATLVVSAATARSLGLRSRTIGSGTAKLAGARVADVTVRVPTAVRRKLLAPRVLRGELRIRVRADGRTLSRTAAVTGRATR
- a CDS encoding SGNH/GDSL hydrolase family protein, yielding MEFAYDNLNHRSPTLLGRTLKAALPGVRLVAAQTRPYAAWWRAQNLETLAERDPAPLWVVLGDSMSQGIGASSVQGGWVPRAQVALRDRGLDTRVLNLSFSGARTADVLERQLPALRDAGVEPDVVTLLIGSNDLLRRSLRAELLDRSRELLDALPHGTLVATTPGYGRLGEVATLVEAHPALVPVPLSFGRGEVAQDRFHPDDRAYARLARTFTDPLVRAVRQGTRSFSTAGTLDHG
- the ppc gene encoding phosphoenolpyruvate carboxylase, whose product is MTTRTFSDDEQLIRGVLEDVIREAEGEGALTLHRRAVALGDRLRGGDDAAADELAALVAGLAPDELQVLIRSLTRWFQLTNLAEDNERVRRIRARELAEAPGPRRGSLRDAVGRLAADGVDADVLRRLLGRAQVQLVMTAHPTEARRRTTLEKLARVFAVLRGLDERRPTVESEAVAAMQLASAVQELWGSDEIRAVSPTVLDEVRTGLLYVTSTLADVVPQLYRELEAAIAETYPDEEIDVPPLLRFGSWMGGDRDGNPFVTPDVTVQALADMREACLRFLRDRAMDLAARVSLSSRLVGDPPALADVLADGTERFPELAEGLRLRNPEEPYRRAFTLIARRLRATWEGDLEGYRGPDELLADLRACRDALQDGNGRHVAAGELQDVIRQVEVFGFHFMRLDVREHAGIHRHAIGEILAELGLEQDYAQRSVADRCAILEREIEARRPLIPADTSGFSASTQETVETFRMLYAQRTGEHADALLTYIVSGTETPADLLEVLLLMKECRLTKAGGAGALMRVVPLFEAGETLAAAGETMRTLVRMPCYRRALAALGDEQEIMVGYSDSNKDVGYVASGWAVYRAQLQLVEVLREHGLRWTFFHGRGGAVGRGGGPSNVAILAQPPGTVGGRLKVTEQGEVLSDKYSVPEIAHRELELTTSAALLRGAGPGDAQLSAQQRARFEPVLEAMAERSAGVYRDLVYGDPDFVAFFHAATPVDEISRLRLGSRPAKRRQTDRIEDFRAIPWVFSWTQARIVLPAWFGLGTALRAAREEHGVELLREMEAGWPFFAALLSNAEMACAKADPVIAARYAALVEDAALRERLWPRIREELERTIAELLAVTGQDALLSRDPVLQRSIARRNPSVDPLSFVQVELLRRRRAGDEDPELARASFLAINGIAGGLRNTG